In one Paracoccus everestensis genomic region, the following are encoded:
- the ugpA gene encoding sn-glycerol-3-phosphate ABC transporter permease UgpA, with amino-acid sequence MKRTLFRNQLLPWLLLAPQLAITFVFFLWPAAQAVRQSFLRQDAFGINTTFVGLTNFKALWNSPEYLNSLQVTAVFAVLVTVLSMGFALLLAVAVDRMIRSTSIYTTLLVWPYAVAPAVAGILWWFIFNPTIGVMPYVLEVVGYDWNHISSKTDAMTLVVIASAWKQISYNFLFFVAGLQSIPASLREAAAIDGAGPVRRFFDITVPLLSPTTFFLLVVNIVYAMFDTFGVIDATTEGGPAQATNILVYKVYFDGFVGQNMGSSAAQSVILMLIVIALTVVQFRYVEKKVAY; translated from the coding sequence ATGAAGCGCACCTTATTTCGAAACCAGTTGCTGCCCTGGCTGCTGCTGGCCCCGCAACTGGCGATCACCTTTGTGTTCTTCCTGTGGCCCGCAGCCCAAGCCGTCCGGCAAAGCTTTCTGCGCCAGGACGCATTCGGCATCAACACCACCTTCGTGGGCCTGACGAATTTCAAGGCGCTGTGGAACAGCCCGGAATACCTCAACTCGTTGCAGGTGACGGCGGTCTTTGCCGTCCTGGTCACGGTCCTGTCGATGGGTTTCGCGCTGCTGCTGGCAGTGGCCGTGGACCGGATGATCCGGTCGACCAGCATTTATACCACGCTGCTGGTCTGGCCCTATGCAGTGGCCCCGGCGGTGGCGGGCATCCTGTGGTGGTTCATCTTCAACCCGACCATCGGCGTCATGCCCTATGTGCTGGAGGTCGTGGGTTACGACTGGAACCACATCAGTTCGAAAACCGACGCCATGACCCTGGTGGTGATCGCAAGCGCCTGGAAGCAGATCAGCTATAACTTCCTGTTCTTCGTGGCGGGCCTGCAATCCATTCCGGCCAGCCTGCGCGAGGCCGCCGCCATCGACGGCGCGGGGCCGGTGCGGCGGTTCTTCGACATCACGGTCCCGCTGCTGTCGCCCACCACCTTCTTCCTGCTGGTCGTCAACATCGTCTATGCCATGTTCGACACCTTTGGCGTGATCGACGCCACGACCGAGGGCGGGCCTGCGCAGGCCACCAATATCCTGGTCTACAAGGTCTATTTCGACGGCTTCGTGGGACAGAACATGGGGTCGTCCGCCGCGCAATCGGTAATCCTGATGCTGATCGTGATCGCGCTGACGGTGGTCCAGTTCCGCTATGTCGAAAAGAAGGTGGCCTATTGA
- the ugpC gene encoding sn-glycerol-3-phosphate ABC transporter ATP-binding protein UgpC has protein sequence MASIILDTVGKIYAGGTRAVGDVSIDIADGEFIVLVGPSGCGKSTLLRMVAGLESISEGTVRIGDRVVNDIEPADRDIAMVFQNYALYPHMSVRQNLAYGLKNRRTPRAEIERRVAQAAEILQIGPFLDRKPRALSGGQRQRVAMGRAIVREPAAFLFDEPLSNLDAKLRVTMRLEIKELQRRLRTTSIYVTHDQLEAMTLADRLVVLNAGRIEQIGTPLEVYRKPASTFVAGFIGSPAMNLISSRAVPHLPGIAHAGTIGIRPEDLVVSPDGPIDMEVLAVEELGAQRLVHGQTGGERLTVTMPSNAELSDSLRLAYRPGSLHLFQTDGRRID, from the coding sequence ATGGCATCCATAATCCTCGACACCGTCGGCAAGATCTATGCCGGCGGCACCCGCGCCGTGGGCGATGTCAGCATCGACATCGCGGATGGCGAATTCATCGTGCTGGTCGGCCCGTCCGGCTGCGGCAAATCCACGCTGCTGCGGATGGTGGCGGGGCTGGAAAGCATCAGCGAAGGCACGGTCCGCATCGGCGACCGGGTGGTCAACGACATCGAGCCTGCCGACCGCGACATCGCCATGGTGTTCCAGAACTATGCGCTTTACCCGCATATGTCGGTGCGCCAGAACCTGGCCTATGGGTTGAAGAACCGCCGCACCCCCAGGGCGGAAATCGAACGCCGCGTGGCCCAGGCGGCCGAAATCCTGCAGATCGGTCCCTTCCTGGACCGCAAGCCCCGCGCCCTGTCGGGCGGCCAGCGTCAGCGCGTCGCCATGGGCCGCGCCATCGTGCGCGAACCGGCGGCGTTCCTGTTCGACGAACCGCTGTCGAACCTGGACGCCAAGCTGCGCGTGACCATGCGGCTGGAGATCAAGGAGTTGCAGCGCCGTCTGCGCACGACCTCGATCTATGTCACCCATGACCAGCTGGAAGCGATGACGCTGGCCGACCGCCTTGTGGTGCTTAACGCGGGCCGGATCGAACAGATCGGCACCCCGCTCGAGGTTTACCGCAAGCCCGCATCCACCTTTGTCGCGGGCTTCATCGGCAGTCCCGCGATGAACCTGATCAGCAGCCGCGCCGTGCCCCATCTGCCCGGCATCGCCCATGCCGGAACCATCGGCATCCGCCCCGAGGATCTGGTTGTTTCCCCCGACGGTCCCATCGACATGGAGGTTCTGGCGGTCGAGGAACTGGGCGCGCAGCGCCTGGTCCACGGCCAGACCGGGGGCGAACGGCTGACCGTGACGATGCCGTCCAACGCGGAACTGTCCGACAGCCTGCGATTGGCCTATCGCCCCGGATCGCTGCATTTGTTCCAAACCGACGGGCGACGCATAGATTGA
- the ugpE gene encoding sn-glycerol-3-phosphate ABC transporter permease UgpE has protein sequence MIENRPGLNLLAHLTLMAGVAIVALPVWVAFVASTHTATDFMSGTIPVWPGPHLIENYSQMLGAGVSTSGTPPVGTMMFNSLVMALMIACGKIAISITSAFAIVYFRFPFRNLAFWCIFITLMLPVEVRIVPTFQVVADLGMLNSYAGLSIPLIASATATFLFRQVFLTIPDELTEAARIDGAGPMKFFRDILLPLSRTNIAALFVILFIYGWNQYLWPLLITTSSDYYTIVAGIKRMADAVDGLPQWHLVMATAMLAMLPPVAVVIGMQRLFVKGLVETEK, from the coding sequence ATGATCGAGAACCGCCCTGGCCTGAACCTTCTGGCGCACCTTACCCTGATGGCGGGCGTGGCGATCGTCGCCCTGCCCGTCTGGGTGGCCTTTGTCGCATCCACCCATACCGCGACCGACTTCATGTCGGGCACGATCCCCGTCTGGCCCGGCCCCCATCTGATCGAGAACTACAGCCAGATGCTGGGCGCGGGCGTATCCACCAGCGGCACGCCCCCGGTGGGCACGATGATGTTCAACAGCCTGGTCATGGCACTGATGATCGCCTGCGGCAAGATCGCAATTTCCATCACCTCGGCCTTTGCCATCGTGTATTTCCGCTTTCCCTTCCGAAACCTGGCCTTCTGGTGCATCTTCATCACCCTGATGCTGCCGGTCGAGGTTCGGATCGTGCCCACCTTCCAGGTTGTGGCCGATCTGGGAATGCTGAACAGCTATGCGGGCCTGTCGATCCCGCTGATCGCATCGGCCACCGCGACCTTTCTGTTCCGGCAGGTGTTCCTGACCATCCCCGACGAACTGACCGAGGCCGCGCGCATCGACGGCGCAGGCCCGATGAAATTCTTCCGCGACATCCTTTTGCCCTTGTCGCGGACCAACATCGCGGCGCTGTTCGTGATCCTGTTCATCTATGGCTGGAACCAGTATCTGTGGCCGCTGCTGATCACCACCAGCAGCGATTATTACACCATCGTCGCGGGCATCAAGCGCATGGCCGACGCGGTGGACGGGCTGCCGCAATGGCATCTGGTGATGGCGACCGCCATGCTGGCGATGTTGCCCCCGGTCGCCGTGGTGATCGGGATGCAGCGCCTGTTCGTCAAAGGTCTTGTCGAGACGGAGAAATAA